The genomic interval GATTTCCACTCCCTGACCTGCGCGAAATAGCGCTCAGCCAGGGCAAGAAACCCCTCTTCACGGACTTCGGAAATCTCCCGGAGAATCTGGTCGGTAACGCTGGGGAGGAGATTCGAGTACACGTACGAAGCATACCTCTGGCCCCGTTCGTCCTTGAGGGAAACTACCCAAACCTCCCCACCGTCAATCCCTTTGCGAAAGTGACGATTACAGCGACCGGCGACCTGAATGATGGAATCAAGAGGTCCAACATCCCTCATCGCACAGTCAAAATCAAGGTCCACTCCAGCTTCAACCACTTGAGTAGAAACAAGAACCGGTTTTTGACCACTCGCTAACGCTTCTTTGACCTTGCGAATTCGATTCAGCTTGTCCACAGAAACAAGGTTGGCCGAAAGGTAATATAGCCCAGGAATACCATACCGCTTGAGGCCCTCATAGACCTCAAGAGAGGAAGAAATGGTGTTGAGCACCAAAAGATACGATTTGGAAGGGGCGTAGAAGTCATGAACAAACCATTGCACAAAATCTTCCACATTTTGGGACTTCTTGAGACGAGGGTATAAAATGACCCGGCTCAGGGAACGAAAATAGGTTTCTTTCTCTTCCAAAAGTTCTCGAGCTTCTTCTCCCTCAAAAATGAATGGTTTGGTGGCGGTGGAAAGGACAATGAAACACCCCAGATATTTGGCCATCAGTACAAAAACCCAGCGCAAGAGGGGCCAGTACTCCGCCGGAACATTCTGCACCTCATCGAGGATGATGATACTCCGGGCAAGGTTATGGTATTTACGTAAAAACCGGTTCTTAAACCCCACCACCGAATGGAGTAATTGCACAAAGGTGGTCACAATAACTTCAGCCTCCCAAGACTCAATGAGAGAGAGGGCGACATCGAACTCTTTTTCCTCATACCCTTCTTCGTAGCGTAAATCTGAAAGGTGATGGTGTCCCAGAATATAGGCTGAGCTATTCCCCTCAAAGTCTTCAAGCTGAGCTAAAACTTCGTTGAGGATACTAAAATTCTGGTCAATGATGGAGATAAACGGGAGGGCGTACACGATTCGGGGATGGTAGTGGAACTCCTTTTCAATTCGTTCCCGTAACTTGAGCGCCAGGGCAAAACTGGTCAGTGTCTTCCCCGAACCAGTGGGAGCAGTGAGGGTCAAAAGGCGGTCCTTACGGAGGTCGAGTTTTTCAACCTGGCCGACAACCCGCTGAAAAATTTCCTCCCGAAGTTCGTCAATCGAACCAGCATCCCTGCGGAGTTTTTCCTTTTTGTACTGTTCCACTAACCACGAGGGTAGCGACCTTCGTGTTACGTCTTCCAACCCTGCGGCTGAGCGCTTATCGGCATCAATGAGGGCAGAAAAGAGACTCATCAGCAAAAGAGCCATTCGGGCTTTCTCTTGTTGGTCGAGTTGATTTTCGAATTGATACTTGGCTTTTCGCAGACGGAACATGAGTTTCTCAACGTTTGCGCTGAACTCCTCAACCGGTGGAAGATGAAGGTCCACCAGATCTTGGGCGATTTCGCTGGCATGCTCCTGCAGATTAGCAATTTGCTTTTGGACAATCTCCCGGTACTCGCTCTCCTCGCGAAGGCGTTCTTCAACATACTCCAGCGACCGCAAATCCATATGATGGTGCACAATCACCAGAAAGGAAACAAGAGGTAAAAATGCACTGACTCCT from Atribacterota bacterium carries:
- the cas3 gene encoding CRISPR-associated helicase Cas3' — translated: MYYSHHGIPLRFHLQEVGRRCRVFFFFNLEENLESAAYLVGLTHDFGKYTTYFQDRLFEKKDWGKLSDHAFLSALYGAMAVERSKAIQKEGGVSAFLPLVSFLVIVHHHMDLRSLEYVEERLREESEYREIVQKQIANLQEHASEIAQDLVDLHLPPVEEFSANVEKLMFRLRKAKYQFENQLDQQEKARMALLLMSLFSALIDADKRSAAGLEDVTRRSLPSWLVEQYKKEKLRRDAGSIDELREEIFQRVVGQVEKLDLRKDRLLTLTAPTGSGKTLTSFALALKLRERIEKEFHYHPRIVYALPFISIIDQNFSILNEVLAQLEDFEGNSSAYILGHHHLSDLRYEEGYEEKEFDVALSLIESWEAEVIVTTFVQLLHSVVGFKNRFLRKYHNLARSIIILDEVQNVPAEYWPLLRWVFVLMAKYLGCFIVLSTATKPFIFEGEEARELLEEKETYFRSLSRVILYPRLKKSQNVEDFVQWFVHDFYAPSKSYLLVLNTISSSLEVYEGLKRYGIPGLYYLSANLVSVDKLNRIRKVKEALASGQKPVLVSTQVVEAGVDLDFDCAMRDVGPLDSIIQVAGRCNRHFRKGIDGGEVWVVSLKDERGQRYASYVYSNLLPSVTDQILREISEVREEGFLALAERYFAQVREWKSFDQSEGIYRALLSLRFYEEHEVSVACFRLIEEEGTIYPVFIEKDEEAQRVWQRFREITNHQTLKPWEKKRELLKIRRSFEAYLVNVRVSPKDTALFSIMFSKSLGYVPRERVHEFYDPETGFRKGGTGSYAIVI